One genomic segment of Bacteroidota bacterium includes these proteins:
- a CDS encoding C39 family peptidase produces the protein MKKLKLTFLLLLSVSIGQQIFAQQSYTQEATYVGILSENFNYYASSQRNSNWCWAASLQMIFNYYGINITQEQIVERSYGSDPYGNLPNWTGNFEVITANLNNWNVDNNGRQYEVYATLNFGAPTPSYLIEELANQHPVLIGYQSSPNSGHAVVITACSYLETDYGPMIQSIVVRDPWPNEENSQNGGRVEYPGIDLANLIQAHWYIRVN, from the coding sequence ATGAAAAAATTAAAATTGACTTTTCTACTATTGCTATCAGTGAGTATAGGTCAACAAATTTTTGCACAACAATCTTACACGCAAGAAGCTACCTATGTTGGAATTCTCAGTGAAAATTTTAATTACTATGCATCCAGTCAGCGAAATTCTAATTGGTGCTGGGCTGCATCATTACAAATGATATTTAATTATTACGGTATCAACATCACTCAAGAACAAATTGTAGAAAGAAGTTATGGTTCTGATCCTTATGGAAATTTACCAAACTGGACCGGAAACTTTGAAGTGATAACTGCCAACTTAAATAATTGGAATGTTGACAATAACGGAAGGCAGTATGAAGTATATGCAACATTAAATTTTGGGGCTCCTACTCCATCCTATTTAATCGAAGAACTTGCGAATCAACATCCTGTTTTAATTGGCTATCAATCGAGTCCGAATTCAGGTCATGCTGTTGTAATTACTGCTTGCAGTTATTTAGAAACAGATTATGGTCCGATGATTCAATCCATTGTTGTAAGGGATCCATGGCCAAATGAAGAAAATTCTCAAAATGGTGGTCGTGTGGAATATCCGGGAATTGATTTAGCAAATTTAATTCAGGCGCATTGGTATATCAGAGTTAATTAA
- a CDS encoding hemerythrin domain-containing protein, translating to MNKPLYQFFTEDHHRIDNLLNKAIEKSGEINMDYYLQFRIKLLTHIKMEEKTLFPAAKSVDDSVMKEIIPRFRLEHGALTALMVPPPTMSLIKAICYVLEKHDLAEEEPGGLYNVCEALTQGQTQEILNQLALTEDVPVHPPNPAPIALESAKRALERAGYNYDEIIGNTLE from the coding sequence ATGAACAAACCATTATATCAATTTTTTACAGAAGATCATCATCGTATTGATAATTTATTGAATAAAGCAATTGAAAAATCCGGTGAAATAAATATGGACTATTATCTTCAATTCCGAATAAAATTATTGACGCATATTAAGATGGAAGAGAAAACACTTTTCCCCGCTGCAAAAAGTGTAGATGATTCAGTGATGAAAGAAATAATTCCACGATTTCGACTTGAGCATGGCGCACTCACCGCATTAATGGTTCCACCGCCAACGATGTCCTTGATAAAAGCAATATGTTATGTTTTAGAAAAACATGATTTAGCAGAAGAAGAACCGGGTGGATTATATAATGTATGTGAAGCATTAACGCAAGGGCAAACGCAAGAGATATTAAATCAACTTGCACTTACAGAAGATGTGCCTGTGCATCCACCAAATCCGGCACCTATTGCATTAGAATCTGCTAAGCGTGCATTGGAAAGAGCAGGTTATAATTATGATGAAATTATTGGGAACACTCTCGAATAA
- a CDS encoding SRPBCC domain-containing protein: protein MNSENFTTNILVNKDANSVYLYIKNFKQWWSEDIEGNTDQLNEKFFYHYKDVHLCNIQLIENSPNKKLIYLILDNHFNFTNDKTEWTNTLLIFEIQPEGEQTRILFTHQGLTPQYECFEICKESWTNYIEKSLKDYIETGIGHPNPKDKDGFNAKIVEKWKLK from the coding sequence ATGAACTCAGAAAATTTCACTACTAATATTCTTGTAAATAAAGATGCAAATTCAGTTTATCTATATATTAAAAATTTTAAACAATGGTGGTCTGAAGACATAGAAGGGAATACAGATCAACTGAATGAAAAATTCTTTTATCATTATAAAGATGTGCATTTATGTAACATACAACTTATAGAAAATTCACCTAATAAAAAATTGATCTATTTAATTTTAGATAATCATTTCAATTTTACTAATGACAAAACAGAATGGACAAATACTTTATTAATTTTTGAAATTCAACCAGAAGGTGAACAAACCCGAATACTATTTACACACCAAGGATTAACTCCTCAATATGAATGTTTTGAAATTTGTAAAGAAAGTTGGACGAATTATATTGAGAAAAGTTTGAAAGACTATATTGAAACTGGAATAGGGCATCCCAATCCGAAAGATAAAGATGGATTCAATGCAAAAATTGTCGAGAAATGGAAACTGAAATAG
- the mgtA gene encoding magnesium-translocating P-type ATPase, whose translation MKKTSFKTISKSQRLGMSSADIEFLRNAASMDSPAVYDLMESDEKGLSQEEAEDRILKFGLNEVDYDRSPSWVKQLIKSFVNPFILILLSIVIISYIMDVWLVVQGEKDYKTVLVISIMVLISGLLSFFQEYRSNRAAEQLKNMVKTTAAVLRKYVGRNELDMKMLVPGDIVYLSAGDMIPADCRIVQSIDLFIGQSMLTGESLPIEKSANAISEIGNKPVIELNNLCFMGTTVESGAATAVVITTGSSTYFGSIGRSLVGENPATSFDLGINKVSTLLIRFMLIMVPVIFLVNGLVKGDWMEALLFSIAVAVGLTPEMLPVIVTANLAKGALSMSKQKVIVKRLNAIQNIGAMDMLCTDKTGTLTLDKIVLEQHLNVFGVEDDEVLKWAYLNSYHQTGLVNLMDKAVLEHVELNDYLKVKEYYQKVDEIPFDFQRRRMSIILKQKNNTHLLICKGAVEEMLSLCTHSFNPGEDRQLHIKRDEIIQITSEMRAGVLETANKLNEKGLRILLLAIREFDGDHPLNYGVADESNLIFTGFIGFLDPAKPSAKPSIAALRKLNVPVKVLTGDNDTVTKKICTDVGIPIQNIILGDELDLISDEELTARVDDISIFAKMSPLQKVRIVKSLKAKGHTVGFLGDGINDAPALKEADVGITVDTAVDIAKESSDIILLEKDLMVLKKGVEYGRQTFGNIIKYIKMATSSNFGNVFSILGASAFLPFLPMLPIQILVQNLLYSVSQTSIPWDKMDTDYLEKPKKWDASGIRKFMIYIGPTSSIFDYILFAVMFFIFKANNPEHQSLFQTGWFVEGLLSQTLIVHMIRTKKIPFIQSWASAPVIALTSLIMIIGIIIPFTPLAEILFMQPLPLAYFPWLIGILTAYCLLIQYMKNWYIRKFNQWL comes from the coding sequence ATGAAAAAAACCTCCTTTAAAACCATTTCAAAATCACAGCGATTGGGAATGAGTTCAGCCGATATTGAATTTTTGCGCAATGCAGCAAGTATGGATTCCCCTGCTGTGTATGATTTGATGGAGAGTGATGAGAAGGGTTTATCGCAAGAGGAAGCAGAAGATCGCATCTTGAAATTTGGTTTAAATGAAGTGGATTATGATCGCTCTCCTTCGTGGGTGAAACAATTAATAAAATCATTTGTCAATCCATTTATTTTAATCCTGCTTTCTATCGTAATCATTTCATATATCATGGATGTATGGTTGGTAGTGCAGGGCGAAAAAGATTATAAAACTGTTCTTGTTATTTCCATAATGGTTTTGATAAGTGGGTTACTTAGTTTCTTTCAGGAATACAGAAGTAATCGTGCTGCAGAACAATTAAAAAACATGGTAAAAACAACCGCTGCTGTTCTTCGAAAATATGTCGGTAGAAATGAGTTGGATATGAAGATGCTGGTGCCGGGTGATATAGTGTATTTATCTGCGGGTGATATGATTCCTGCTGATTGTCGCATAGTGCAAAGTATTGATTTATTTATTGGTCAGTCCATGTTAACAGGTGAATCATTACCCATCGAAAAAAGTGCAAATGCAATTTCTGAAATTGGAAATAAACCAGTAATAGAATTAAATAATTTATGTTTTATGGGAACAACTGTTGAGAGTGGCGCAGCAACGGCGGTGGTTATTACTACAGGTTCTAGTACATATTTCGGAAGCATTGGCAGAAGTTTAGTTGGTGAAAATCCGGCAACTAGTTTTGATCTCGGCATTAATAAAGTAAGTACTTTACTTATTCGGTTTATGCTAATTATGGTGCCCGTTATTTTTCTGGTTAATGGATTGGTAAAAGGAGATTGGATGGAAGCATTGCTTTTTTCAATTGCAGTTGCTGTTGGGTTAACACCGGAAATGTTACCCGTAATTGTAACTGCCAATCTTGCCAAAGGTGCGTTAAGCATGAGCAAACAGAAAGTGATTGTGAAGCGCTTAAATGCCATTCAAAATATTGGTGCAATGGATATGCTTTGCACCGATAAAACAGGTACACTTACTCTGGATAAAATTGTTTTGGAACAACACTTAAATGTATTTGGTGTAGAAGATGATGAAGTATTAAAATGGGCATATCTGAATAGTTATCATCAAACAGGTTTGGTTAATTTAATGGATAAAGCGGTGTTGGAACATGTGGAGTTGAATGATTATTTAAAGGTGAAAGAATACTACCAAAAAGTAGATGAAATTCCTTTTGATTTTCAACGCAGAAGAATGAGTATTATCCTTAAACAAAAAAACAATACACATCTGTTAATCTGTAAAGGTGCTGTGGAAGAAATGTTATCTCTATGCACACATAGTTTTAATCCGGGTGAAGACAGGCAACTGCATATTAAGCGAGATGAAATAATACAAATAACTTCAGAAATGCGGGCAGGTGTTTTGGAAACTGCAAATAAGCTCAATGAAAAAGGTCTGCGTATTTTACTGCTTGCTATTCGTGAATTTGATGGCGATCATCCTCTCAATTATGGAGTGGCTGATGAAAGTAATTTAATCTTCACAGGATTTATTGGGTTTCTTGATCCTGCAAAACCATCGGCAAAACCAAGTATAGCCGCATTACGCAAATTAAATGTCCCGGTAAAAGTATTGACTGGTGATAATGATACTGTTACAAAAAAGATTTGTACTGATGTTGGAATTCCAATTCAAAATATAATTCTGGGGGATGAATTGGATTTAATTTCTGATGAAGAATTAACTGCACGAGTGGATGATATTTCCATATTTGCAAAGATGAGCCCCTTACAAAAAGTGCGTATTGTAAAATCCTTAAAAGCAAAAGGACACACTGTAGGATTTTTGGGTGATGGCATTAATGATGCGCCTGCATTAAAAGAGGCCGATGTTGGAATTACTGTTGATACAGCAGTGGACATTGCAAAAGAAAGTTCTGATATTATTTTGCTTGAAAAAGATTTGATGGTACTTAAAAAAGGTGTTGAATACGGACGTCAAACTTTTGGAAATATTATTAAATATATTAAGATGGCTACAAGCAGCAATTTCGGAAATGTATTTAGTATTCTTGGTGCAAGTGCATTCTTACCTTTTTTACCAATGTTACCAATTCAGATTCTTGTACAAAATCTGTTATACAGTGTTTCTCAAACTTCTATTCCCTGGGATAAAATGGATACAGACTATTTAGAAAAACCTAAAAAATGGGATGCTTCCGGCATTCGCAAATTTATGATTTATATAGGACCAACAAGTTCCATTTTCGATTACATTTTATTTGCAGTGATGTTCTTTATTTTTAAAGCCAACAATCCGGAACATCAAAGTTTATTTCAAACCGGTTGGTTCGTAGAAGGCTTGCTTTCTCAAACATTAATCGTCCATATGATACGCACAAAGAAAATTCCATTTATTCAAAGTTGGGCATCAGCACCAGTAATTGCACTCACTTCTTTAATAATGATTATCGGAATAATAATTCCATTTACACCTTTAGCGGAAATTCTATTTATGCAGCCTTTGCCACTTGCATATTTCCCTTGGTTAATAGGAATTCTAACTGCATATTGTTTATTAATTCAGTATATGAAAAATTGGTATATCCGAAAATTTAATCAGTGGTTATAG
- a CDS encoding penicillin acylase family protein — protein MRFLRFIFFACISITLIFIFNNGKGKLPPVGKLLDPVHGYMANAENKYDYKSQVLELPGLHDPVHVYYDTRLVPHIFAENEHDLYMAQGYIVAKHRLWQMEITFRAASGQLSEILGPDLINYDRLQRRLGMAKGAENKLKAIQADPEINGIINAYSEGVNAYIETLKYADYPLEYKLLNFKPTKFEPLHTCNLLMYMSNTLAGFDDDVEYTNAINLIGREDFNLLYPLWPNDLEPIIPKGTPYNFNALQTDTSNAYYTESIYGINNHEQHDEEQSGVGSNNWAIAPAKTKNGNAILCNDPHLQLNLPSIWFEIQLTTPDNNNYGVCFAGAPAIIIGFNNYIAWGSTNSGRDVRDWYRITNADNNNYKYDNSIKPFSKQIEHIKVKDGPEIIDTVFYTHQGPMVYKDFDTAYSDWNSLAMRWAAIDISNDFRVFYLLNKSKNYSDYRTAVSYFECPGQNIVFASITGDIGITQTGKYAVKWPEQGRFVLDGSMPANEWNTYIPFSQNPFILNPTRGYVSSANQHPTDTLYPYFYMSSDFEFFRNRRINFLLDSMQQITVEDMMLLQGDNYNLIAAESLPILLRAIDAMQLSDSANVIYDSLGTWNYENNAELITPSLFQKFWTTFNTMLWDEFVIPNNTKSLLLPSNYATIQFIKSGLAVNYFDIQNTNKKETFADIALMAIEETTIWKDSLLQLHPDNLQWYKYKNTSIMHLAQIPAFSRTTIKNGGYRNIVNATSERNGPSWRMIVEMDPKQIKAWAIYPGGQSGNPGSKYYDNFITDWANNIYYPLQFYKTEKEAEHNAFFTTIFK, from the coding sequence ATGCGATTTCTTCGTTTTATATTTTTTGCTTGTATCTCCATTACACTAATTTTCATTTTCAATAATGGAAAAGGAAAATTACCTCCAGTAGGAAAATTATTAGATCCTGTTCATGGCTATATGGCGAATGCAGAAAATAAATATGATTACAAATCACAAGTATTAGAATTGCCCGGATTACATGATCCTGTGCATGTGTATTATGACACCCGTTTGGTGCCCCACATATTTGCTGAAAACGAGCACGACTTATATATGGCTCAAGGATACATTGTTGCTAAACATCGTTTATGGCAAATGGAAATTACTTTCCGTGCAGCATCAGGTCAGCTCTCTGAAATATTAGGTCCGGATTTAATTAATTATGATCGTCTTCAACGTCGTTTAGGAATGGCAAAGGGTGCAGAAAATAAATTAAAAGCAATTCAAGCGGATCCGGAAATTAATGGAATTATAAATGCATATTCCGAAGGTGTGAATGCATATATCGAAACGCTGAAATACGCAGATTATCCTTTGGAATATAAACTGTTGAATTTTAAACCCACGAAGTTCGAACCGTTGCATACTTGTAATTTACTGATGTACATGAGCAATACTCTCGCAGGTTTTGATGATGATGTGGAATACACAAATGCCATTAATTTAATTGGTCGGGAAGATTTTAATTTGTTATATCCGCTTTGGCCAAATGATTTGGAACCCATAATTCCAAAAGGAACTCCATATAATTTTAATGCTTTACAAACCGATACTTCCAATGCATATTATACTGAATCTATTTATGGTATAAATAATCATGAACAACACGACGAAGAACAATCAGGTGTAGGCAGTAATAATTGGGCCATTGCACCTGCTAAAACCAAAAACGGCAATGCTATTTTATGTAATGATCCGCATCTGCAATTAAACTTACCTTCTATATGGTTTGAGATTCAATTAACCACACCGGATAATAATAATTATGGAGTATGTTTTGCCGGTGCGCCTGCGATAATAATCGGATTTAATAATTATATCGCATGGGGCAGTACTAATTCTGGTCGTGATGTACGTGACTGGTATCGCATTACAAATGCAGATAACAATAATTACAAGTATGATAATTCAATAAAACCATTTTCAAAACAAATAGAACATATTAAAGTAAAAGACGGACCAGAAATAATAGATACAGTTTTTTACACGCATCAGGGGCCAATGGTTTATAAAGATTTTGATACTGCGTATTCGGATTGGAATTCATTGGCAATGCGTTGGGCCGCTATTGATATTTCTAATGATTTTAGAGTGTTTTATTTGCTGAACAAATCGAAGAATTATTCCGATTACAGAACTGCCGTTTCCTATTTTGAATGTCCCGGTCAAAACATTGTTTTTGCATCTATCACGGGAGATATCGGTATTACACAAACAGGAAAATATGCAGTGAAGTGGCCGGAACAAGGTCGCTTTGTATTGGATGGAAGTATGCCTGCAAATGAATGGAATACTTATATCCCTTTTTCTCAAAATCCGTTTATTCTTAATCCTACACGAGGGTATGTGAGTTCGGCAAATCAACATCCTACAGATACACTCTATCCTTATTTTTATATGAGCAGCGATTTTGAATTTTTTCGAAATCGTCGCATCAATTTCTTATTAGATTCTATGCAACAAATTACTGTTGAAGATATGATGCTGCTTCAAGGTGATAATTACAATTTAATCGCAGCTGAGTCATTGCCGATACTTTTACGTGCAATTGATGCAATGCAACTTTCGGATAGTGCAAATGTTATTTATGATTCTTTAGGTACATGGAATTATGAAAATAATGCAGAATTAATAACTCCTTCCCTGTTTCAAAAATTCTGGACAACTTTTAATACCATGTTGTGGGATGAGTTTGTTATTCCTAACAATACAAAATCACTTTTATTACCAAGCAATTATGCAACTATTCAATTTATAAAATCCGGATTGGCGGTTAATTATTTCGATATTCAAAATACAAACAAGAAAGAAACTTTTGCAGATATCGCATTAATGGCAATAGAAGAAACCACAATTTGGAAGGATAGTCTTTTGCAATTACATCCCGATAATTTGCAGTGGTATAAATATAAAAATACTTCAATCATGCACTTAGCACAAATACCTGCTTTTAGTCGCACTACAATTAAAAATGGGGGCTATAGAAATATAGTGAATGCCACCAGCGAACGCAATGGACCATCGTGGCGAATGATTGTAGAAATGGATCCAAAACAAATAAAGGCATGGGCAATTTATCCCGGCGGCCAAAGCGGTAATCCGGGAAGTAAGTATTATGATAATTTTATAACTGACTGGGCAAATAATATTTATTATCCACTTCAATTTTATAAAACAGAAAAAGAGGCAGAACATAATGCCTTTTTCACAACAATATTTAAATAA
- a CDS encoding VOC family protein, with protein MNKPYKPANYNSLSPYLIIDDAQKFIDLLKIIFDAKELRRYDSENGKIMHAELQLDDSVIMISDSTDNYAANKTMLHFYVPDVFKTFANAIENGCKIIDKPVNREGDPDTRGSFYDFAGNYWSVSTQTN; from the coding sequence ATGAACAAACCATACAAACCCGCCAACTACAATTCACTTTCGCCATATTTGATAATAGATGATGCACAAAAATTCATTGATTTATTAAAGATCATTTTTGATGCGAAAGAACTTCGTAGATATGATAGTGAAAACGGAAAAATTATGCATGCTGAATTGCAGTTGGATGATTCTGTAATTATGATTAGTGATAGCACTGATAATTATGCAGCAAATAAAACAATGTTGCATTTTTATGTTCCTGATGTTTTTAAAACATTTGCTAATGCAATTGAAAATGGTTGTAAAATAATTGACAAGCCTGTTAATAGAGAAGGTGATCCGGATACCCGTGGTTCCTTCTATGATTTTGCCGGCAATTATTGGTCGGTGAGTACGCAGACAAATTAA
- a CDS encoding four-helix bundle copper-binding protein, with translation MNACLNCVAICTHCASSCTQEEDVKMMAKCIRLYLECIAICNATAQLMSIGSSKAKEICAICADICNAFAEEYSKHKTEHCQEGATPCKACATECFKMAV, from the coding sequence ATTAACGCATGTTTAAATTGCGTTGCTATTTGTACTCATTGTGCATCTTCTTGCACACAGGAAGAGGATGTAAAGATGATGGCAAAATGTATTCGGTTGTATTTGGAATGTATTGCGATTTGTAATGCCACTGCGCAATTAATGAGTATAGGAAGTAGTAAGGCAAAAGAGATTTGTGCTATTTGTGCAGACATTTGTAATGCGTTTGCTGAAGAATACAGCAAACATAAAACAGAACATTGTCAGGAAGGTGCAACACCATGTAAGGCTTGTGCTACCGAATGTTTTAAGATGGCCGTTTAA
- a CDS encoding DUF2249 domain-containing protein: MENQIQQEELDMRVLIPIERHKKLIQLFKELPVDANFIFINDHDPIPLYYEFRSIYGDVVGWEYLNRGGREWKVRVTRTEASQGREFTDISTLLDLRKAKKEEWKQIVFHRYGMMEQGDTMEIIAAEDPKEIHGIFVMKFEGQHSWIYKKQEDGEYVIHISKKVKSGLGDDGFSVVNEFDLRPYPPTERHEMFYKAFADIKVGEAFEFINDHDPKPLYYQMEAESEEPFKWEYLEKGPDEWKVRVIKVKA; the protein is encoded by the coding sequence ATGGAAAATCAAATACAACAAGAAGAATTGGATATGCGGGTGTTAATCCCAATTGAAAGACATAAAAAGTTGATACAGCTTTTTAAAGAATTACCAGTAGATGCAAATTTTATTTTCATCAACGATCATGATCCTATTCCGCTCTACTATGAGTTTCGTTCGATTTACGGAGATGTGGTTGGATGGGAATATTTGAATCGTGGTGGGAGAGAATGGAAGGTGAGAGTTACCCGCACAGAAGCATCTCAAGGCAGAGAATTTACGGATATATCTACTTTACTCGATTTGCGCAAAGCAAAGAAAGAGGAATGGAAACAAATTGTATTTCATCGCTATGGAATGATGGAGCAAGGCGATACTATGGAAATAATTGCTGCTGAAGATCCGAAAGAAATTCATGGAATATTTGTGATGAAATTTGAAGGACAACATTCCTGGATTTATAAAAAGCAGGAAGACGGTGAATATGTTATTCATATTTCTAAAAAAGTGAAAAGTGGTTTGGGTGATGATGGTTTTTCAGTGGTGAATGAATTTGATTTGCGTCCTTATCCGCCAACTGAACGTCATGAAATGTTTTATAAAGCTTTTGCGGATATTAAAGTAGGTGAAGCTTTTGAATTTATTAATGATCATGATCCTAAGCCATTGTATTATCAAATGGAAGCCGAAAGTGAAGAGCCTTTTAAATGGGAATATTTAGAAAAAGGTCCCGACGAATGGAAGGTGAGGGTGATTAAAGTAAAAGCATAA
- a CDS encoding toll/interleukin-1 receptor domain-containing protein — MPDYKINNIFISYAHEDELFKDKLVKHLSGLTRNGQINLWTDTVIVPGQEWDNEIKNALQQADIILFLVSADFMASNYIHTIEIENAIAKHNSGEIIIVPVIIRSCDFRSLPLKKFQALPKGNVPVTKWSDEDEAFLNIVEGIKMILAPVKVNTAPSPVVNLDSQIIASISPEISKQIRNFIATNKTELAINIMMKVIPENNADASNTCIVLQAKYNELRKKNRLGIMSYDEYSRSVSGVNISLLELLDTLTNA, encoded by the coding sequence ATGCCTGACTACAAAATCAATAATATCTTCATTTCCTACGCTCACGAAGATGAGCTGTTTAAGGATAAGCTTGTAAAACATTTATCGGGGTTAACAAGAAACGGCCAAATAAATTTATGGACAGATACGGTTATAGTTCCCGGTCAGGAATGGGATAATGAAATTAAGAATGCATTGCAACAAGCAGATATTATTTTGTTTTTAGTGAGTGCGGATTTTATGGCTTCCAATTATATTCATACTATCGAAATTGAAAATGCAATTGCAAAACATAATTCTGGTGAAATAATTATTGTTCCGGTAATTATCCGTTCTTGCGATTTCCGGAGTTTGCCTTTAAAGAAATTTCAGGCATTGCCAAAAGGAAATGTTCCGGTTACAAAATGGAGCGATGAGGATGAAGCGTTTTTAAATATTGTAGAAGGTATTAAAATGATTTTGGCTCCGGTAAAAGTAAATACAGCGCCGTCACCAGTTGTAAACCTAGATTCACAGATAATTGCAAGTATATCTCCTGAAATTTCTAAACAAATTCGCAATTTTATTGCAACTAATAAAACAGAATTGGCAATAAACATTATGATGAAAGTTATTCCTGAAAATAATGCAGATGCAAGTAATACCTGTATTGTGTTACAGGCAAAATATAATGAATTGCGTAAAAAGAATAGATTGGGAATTATGTCGTATGATGAATATTCAAGATCCGTTTCGGGGGTGAATATTTCATTGCTTGAATTATTGGATACTTTAACTAATGCATGA
- a CDS encoding GSCFA domain-containing protein has translation MQFRTELFPASEAIVINYNSRIFTIGSCFTEHISNTLRTLKFNVLSNPFGIVYNPVSICNQLERIVKRKYFIADDLFLSEGVYRTFEAHSIMADYTQEETLQKINTVIDESHIRLQNTTHVIITFGASIIHELSETKSIVANNHKQAASTFQKRFLTIIEIVEAYLMIIFYLKKMNADIEIVFTISPVRHIKDGLTDNTISKSLLFAALHEILNKKDIFYFPSYELVIDDLRDYRFFEKDLVHPNAMAIDYVWEKFKSWAISKDCYSTMENISKINSAIQHRPFFNKTEQHKEFRKKMVEFTLQLQKKNPMLNFEKEIEFFT, from the coding sequence ATGCAATTTCGAACTGAATTATTTCCGGCATCGGAAGCAATTGTTATTAATTATAATTCTCGGATTTTTACTATCGGTTCTTGTTTCACTGAACATATTAGCAATACTCTTAGAACTTTAAAATTTAATGTGCTGTCAAATCCATTTGGCATTGTATATAATCCGGTTTCAATTTGCAATCAATTGGAAAGAATTGTAAAGAGAAAGTATTTTATTGCTGACGATTTGTTTTTATCTGAAGGAGTTTATCGCACATTTGAAGCGCATAGCATAATGGCTGATTATACTCAAGAAGAAACATTGCAAAAAATAAATACTGTAATTGATGAATCACATATTAGGTTACAAAACACTACCCATGTCATCATTACTTTCGGTGCTTCGATTATACATGAGCTTAGTGAAACAAAATCTATAGTAGCAAATAATCACAAACAAGCGGCAAGTACATTTCAAAAACGTTTTCTCACAATTATTGAAATAGTAGAGGCATATCTGATGATAATATTTTATCTAAAGAAAATGAATGCGGATATTGAAATTGTGTTTACCATAAGTCCTGTACGGCATATCAAAGATGGGCTTACGGATAATACAATAAGCAAGTCCTTACTGTTTGCTGCCTTGCATGAAATCTTAAATAAAAAAGATATTTTTTATTTTCCTTCTTATGAATTAGTGATAGATGATTTGCGTGATTATCGTTTTTTTGAAAAAGATTTGGTGCATCCCAATGCAATGGCTATTGATTATGTATGGGAGAAATTTAAATCGTGGGCAATTAGTAAAGATTGTTATTCAACGATGGAAAATATTTCCAAAATAAATTCTGCAATTCAACACAGACCCTTTTTCAATAAAACTGAACAGCATAAGGAATTTAGAAAGAAAATGGTAGAATTTACTTTGCAATTGCAGAAAAAAAATCCGATGTTGAATTTCGAAAAGGAAATTGAATTCTTTACTTGA
- a CDS encoding SRPBCC domain-containing protein, which produces MQTDFKKQYKTTFNAPVEKVWNALTNPEIVKQYFFGTDLITDWKVGSPIIFQGEWEGQKYKDQGKVLEYEPNKVLTYTYLSNWSNKEDKPDNYLWIRYEVKDLGDKTELVITQSNYDAEKAEHSASNWASLMQEMKKLIE; this is translated from the coding sequence ATGCAAACAGATTTTAAAAAACAATACAAAACAACTTTTAATGCACCGGTTGAGAAGGTATGGAATGCATTAACCAATCCAGAAATTGTAAAACAATATTTTTTCGGAACTGATTTAATTACTGATTGGAAAGTGGGTAGTCCAATAATTTTTCAGGGTGAATGGGAAGGTCAGAAATATAAAGATCAGGGTAAAGTTTTGGAATATGAACCCAACAAAGTACTTACTTATACCTACTTGAGCAATTGGAGTAATAAAGAAGATAAACCGGATAATTATTTATGGATTAGATATGAAGTAAAAGATTTGGGAGACAAAACAGAGTTAGTGATTACACAATCAAATTATGATGCAGAAAAAGCAGAACATTCAGCAAGTAATTGGGCGTCGCTAATGCAGGAAATGAAAAAATTAATAGAATAA